CCTCAACACCTGATAGACGTGGGAAATATCCTATTATAAATGGTAATCTTCTCCAGTCTTGCTTTGGTATGAAGAGTTATAATGGAAGTAACTTGGGCTTGAGTTCAATTCGACCAGAACTCTCGAATACCAAAAACACCCAGGAACAAGATGAACAGCCTACAATACGCAGCTTTAATTCCAAAGTAAGGGAGAAAACGAAGGGGAATAGAGAAATCTATACCTAGAAGAATCTAAAGAGATACAGAGAGGAGAGAAAAAGGGAGCGCACAGGTGAGATGAGAAAGCGCTTACGTGTTGAACAAAAGGGATGTACACCAGAAGTCATTCAGAGGGCAGATTTCCGAAAACAACCCCGAAGCAGGGATGGGAAATTCCAAAAATAAGCCCGAAGCAGGACGACGATGAGCACCTCAAACTCCCGCTTCTAAATAAGTAGAATAGAATATACTCCTAGAAAGTTATTCCATCATGAAGCACAAGCAGGATAATTCTAACCATTGAAGAATAAGCCAACCTAATTCTTTGTAAATAACACATGAATGTTACAGGATATGATCAGACACCACAAATGTATTTCATAAGATCAGCCGGAGTTAGGTAATTCAATTGGGATATAGCTAGCTAGGATGCATTGTATTTATTCAAGCACTATTCCAATTAAAAAAATCATACATGTACCATAGGTTACAGTCTCTTGATATATGTATCTATCAAATTGGctgtttaaaaatattattaatattaaagCTATATATTACATCTCCAACAATATATTTTTAACTTAGATTACGAGAACCATTAGATcggactttttttttttaaatctgaatagaaataaaaaataataaccgGTTCTTTAAATAAGCAAATCAATAAAACAAAGGAATTACTAGCATTCTATTTTTACATTTCAGTCTTTCTCCATCTTAGATTTTTTTCACTACTTCGAATCAAATATATTGTGAGATATGAATTAACTCATCACTGAAACAAATAAATCCTCCTTACTCGTGAACGAATATTATAAAATAACTCCTAAAACCCCAAGAATAATTGAAAATCCTCAAGGTACGTGAACCATACAGAAGGCCAAAATTAATGCCTAATCACTAAGTTCTATAGTTGTTACTGATGAGGCGTCTATATAAAGAAAGCAAATGGGCAGGGACAACGTCAAAATGGTTAAGTAACTATCCGCAAAGAGACAGAAGCAAAATCAATCTCTTCTTTTCCTTTGCGAAAAATGCCTTTTTTGCACAAATTCACAGTTCAAGTTCCCCTTCTCTTTTCCTTCCTCTTGCTTTCTCCTCTGTATTCAAATTCTGCTCCAATTTCAAAACCCAACAACAATAATGTCACCGCACTTATTAACAAAGCTTGCTCATCATTAACAAATAAAGTCTTGTGCATGAACTATCTCAAAAGCAATCCAAAGGTTATGGCAGCTGCAACATCAAAACCTTTAGACTTTGCTCTTGCCATTATTCATTCAGCAATAGGCGAAGCCAAAAATATTCATTCGTATCTGTCCAAACCCAGAGGAAAACTTAGCCCACCAGCTATTGAAGCTTACAATTATTGCAAAACCCAATGGGGTGACGTGGCTAGTGGATTGGAATGGAGTCTCAAGATTAAAAGAAAGGATAAAGGCTACGCTCTTGATACAAGTACAGATTATGACTTTGTGGTGAATCTTGATCATGCCACCAATTGAGGAACTACCCTAGCCCAAGCAAAAATTCAAGATCCTGtaatagaaaaaggaaaagagaaggtGCAGCTGGCTGTAGGAGGTGCAAACAAGATTCTTGAGTGGGCAAAGCCTCCCAAAAAGAATGACTAGTACACTCTTTATACAAAAGTATAAAGAATTCCGATATAATTAACGTAGTTAGAAACAGCACATTAAGGTACTTGACCAGTGCATTTCTTGATTACTATGTTAAAGAGAATGAGATTCCTCTCAAAATTGATACTTTTAGTGCCTTCTAACTCTATAAAATTGTTGTGACGAAGAATAGTTCAACCTAATCTACCAAATtcaaagtagagaaaatgatcatCTTTTGTACATAAATATATAACGTGGAGTATCTAGAACTAAGCCTTGAGTTTATAGAAGTCCTGGTTAATGACACAAAAATGATATAaaactaaattttaaaatatCAGAAGAATCATATACGTAATAGATTTCATATTCTGCTTTTAAACTTTGGCTTAACAAACGTACACAAGAACATGATATTATAAAGTACCCCAAACGGCCAGATTCTTGTAATATCATCAATTTTTTGTGTTAGATCTTCCTACTGAAACAACTGTACCAAAGAGTTCAGATAAACCACATTCTCTTTCTCTATAACAGCTAGATAAGCGACTGAACCACACGCTCCGACGGATGGAGCCTCCGGGCAGCGCTAATCAGGCGCGTCCGAAACAACTTAGTGTTCCTCCAGACGAGAAGAATACAACACCAGAAGTAATTGCCCCAAAATCTACTTATGCAAACACAATCACGGGAATCGCTAGCCCATCTACGGCACATGCCCACCATCCACGAGAATCAGTCATTGCTAGGCATACCACTCACAACGGGATGCCGGCTGTTATTTTCAAAGCCAAAGACTACTACGGCATAATGGCGGAGGAATGCAAACGCACCATTGTAGGCAGATTCTTGAAGCCTCGGCCACAAATTGACAGAATTAGGTCAAGTTTCAGGGAACAATTTTCGATGAAAGGATCTGTTAAAATTGGGGTATATGATAATTACAATGTATTTATCGATTTCACAACTATCCATCTAGTACCGAAGGGTGATTGAAATCGAAGGGAAACAAATGTGGCTTCAAAAATGGTCCCCTGACTTCAAACCAGAGGAGGACAGCCCAATAGTTCCGGTATGGGTTCTTCTCCCCGGGCTTCCGTTTAATATGCATAACTGGCACTATGTGAAGCAAGTTTTAAGTTCAGTTGGCACACCATTGACGCTAAATGTCGCAACTTATGGGAAAACTAGACCTAGCATGGCCAAAGTAAGAATAGAGATTGATCTCCTTAAACCTCAACTTGAATCTGTTTGGGTTGGCTCGGAAGATGAGGATTCTCCGCTTAAAGGTTTTATCCAAAAGTTGGAATATGAAGGAATTCCCAAATATTGCAAACATTGTAAGAAACTCGGGCATAACATGATGAACTGTAGGTTTCCAGTAAAGAAAAACATGAT
The nucleotide sequence above comes from Nicotiana tabacum cultivar K326 chromosome 12, ASM71507v2, whole genome shotgun sequence. Encoded proteins:
- the LOC142167122 gene encoding uncharacterized protein LOC142167122; this translates as MPFLHKFTVQVPLLFSFLLLSPLYSNSAPISKPNNNNVTALINKACSSLTNKVLCMNYLKSNPKVMAAATSKPLDFALAIIHSAIGEAKNIHSYLSKPRGKLSPPAIEAYNYCKTQWGDVASGLEWSLKIKRKDKGYALDTSTDYDFVVNLDHATN